In a single window of the Eleginops maclovinus isolate JMC-PN-2008 ecotype Puerto Natales chromosome 6, JC_Emac_rtc_rv5, whole genome shotgun sequence genome:
- the LOC134865922 gene encoding ras-related protein Rab-11B, which produces MGNRDDEYDFLFKVVLIGDSGVGKSNLLSRFTRNEFNLESKSTIGVEFATRSIQVDGKTIKAQIWDTAGQERYRAITSAYYRGAVGALLVYDIAKHLTYENVERWLKELRDHADNNIVIMLVGNKSDLRHLRAVPTDEARAFAEKNNLSFIETSALDSTNVEEAFKNILTEIYRIVSQKQIAERSAHDESPGNNVVDISVPPTTDGQRGSKLQCCQNL; this is translated from the exons ATGGGGAACCGAGACGATGAATACGATTTCTTGTTCaaag TTGTGTTAATTGGGGACTCGGGCGTAGGCAAAAGCAACCTGCTTTCTCGATTCACACGGAATGAGTTCAACCTAGAGAGTAAGAGCACCATCGGGGTGGAGTTTGCCACGCGCAGCATTCAGGTGGACGGCAAGACGATAAAGGCTCAGATCTGGGATACAGCCGGGCAGGAGCGCTACAGAGCCATCACCTCAGC ATACTACAGAGGAGCGGTGGGAGCGCTCTTAGTGTACGACATCGCCAAACACCTGACCTATGAGAATGTGGAGCGCTGGCTGAAGGAGCTGAGGGAccacgctgacaacaacatcGTCATTATGCTGGTGGGCAACAAGAGCGACCTGCGCCACCTCAGGGCCGTGCCAACAGACGAGGCCCGGGCCTTCGCAG AGAAAAACAATCTGTCATTCATAGAAACATCAGCCTTGGACTCAACAAACGTTGAAGAAGCCTTCAAGAATATCCTCACAG aaatctACCGCATCGTCTCGCAGAAACAGATTGCTGAGCGGTCTGCCCATGACGAGTCCCCGGGAAACAACGTGGTGGACATCAGCGTGCCTCCCACCACGGACGGCCAGAGGGGGAGCAAACTGCAGTGTTGTCAGAACCTGTAA
- the LOC134865921 gene encoding mitochondrial import inner membrane translocase subunit TIM44-like — MAASVCRCYELVGRRALALCSRPLVPSLWRGDAYTLQRSPAATVQVRYSSGGRKGFLGEFVDNLRQEFNKNQEMKDNIKKFREEAKRLEDSDALQQARRKYKSIESETVKTSEVFKKTFGSLSETVKEGLEEVTRTDIGKKIKESVEEAAKHSAESVSKGGEKLGKTGAFRAISQGVETMKKEIDVGDDGQYRAPSQLRKRSDFSSKGADSDSRVFEANEEDMGVVLHKDSKWYEQWKDFKDNNVVFNRFFDMKMKYDESDNAVVRASRAVTDRVTGFLGGLFSKTEMSEVLTEIVKADPTFDKDIFLKQCEKDIIPNILEAMIRGELDVLKDWCYEATYSQLAHPIQQARALGLLFQSKILDIDNIDLAMGKMMDQGPVLIITFQAQVVMVIRGPKGDLVEGDPEKVMRMMYVWALCRDQEELNPSAAWRLLDISASSTEQAL, encoded by the exons ATGGCAGCCTCCGTGTGTCGGTGTTACGAG CTGGTTGGCAGACGGGCCTTGGCCCTCTGCTCCCGGCCTCTGGTCCCTTCACTGTGGAGAGGAGACGCCTACACGTTACAAAGGAGTCCAGCTGCAACTGTGCAG GTTCGATATTCTTCAGGAGGCCGTAAAGGTTTTCTGGGAGAGTTTGTGGATAACCTGCGTCAGGAATTCAATAAGAATCAGGAGATGAAAGACAACATAAAGAAGTTCAGAGAAGAGGCCAAGCGGCTTGAGGATTCTGATGCTCTCCAACAAGCCCGCAGGAAATAT aAATCTATCGAGTCTGAGACAGTGAAGACTTCCGAGGTGTTTAAGAAAACCTTTGGCTCTTTGTCGGAGACCGTCAAGGAG GGTCTTGAGGAAGTAACTCGTACTGATATCGGGAAGAAGATCAAGGAAAGTGTGGAGGAGGCTGCCAAGCACTCTGCAGAGTCGGTTTCcaaaggaggagaaaaactgGGCAAAACCGGTGCATTCAGGGCCATCTCACAG GGTGTGGAGACCATGAAGAAGGAGATAGATGTTGGGGATGACGGCCAATATAGAGCCCCCTCacagctgaggaagaggagcgatTTCTCCTCCAAAGGAGCAGACAGCGACTCCAGAGTGTTCGAGGCCAACGA GGAGGATATGGGTGTCGTTCTCCACAAGGATTCAAAGTGGTACGAGCAGTGGAAGGACTTTAAGGACAATAACGTCGTCTTTAACA GATTCTTTGATATGAAGATGAAATATGATGAGAGTGACAATGCTGTCGTCAGAGCATCCAGAGCCGTGACTGACAGAGTCACTGGATTCCTAG gcgGCCTGTTCTCTAAGACAGAAATGTCCGAGGTGCTGACAGAGATTGTGAAGGCTGACCCCACCTTCGATAAAGACATCTTCCTCAAACAGTGTGAGAAAGACATCATCCCAAACATACTGGAG GCTATGATCCGTGGAGAGCTGGATGTATTAAAAGACTGGTGCTATGAAGCT ACGTACAGTCAGCTGGCTCACCCCATCCAGCAGGCAAGAGCGCTGGGCCTGCTCTTCCAGTCCAAAATCCTTGACATTGATAACATAGAT TTAGCGATGGGTAAGATGATGGACCAGGGCCCAGTGCTAATCATCACCTTCCAGGCTCAGGTCGTCATGGTGATACGCGGCCCCAAAGGAGATCTTGTGGAAGGAGATCCG GAGAAGGTGATGAGGATGATGTATGTTTGGGCGTTGTGTCGGGATCAGGAGGAGCTGAATCCTAGTGCAGCCTGGAGACTCCTGGACATCTCAGCCTCCAGCACCGAGCAGGCCCTctag